In Musa acuminata AAA Group cultivar baxijiao chromosome BXJ2-8, Cavendish_Baxijiao_AAA, whole genome shotgun sequence, one genomic interval encodes:
- the LOC135619710 gene encoding uncharacterized protein LOC135619710 — protein MAEKPTTMESMRKWVVEHKLRAVGCLWLTGIGSSIAYNWSQPNMKPSVKIIHARLHAQALTLAALAGAALVEYYDHSTGSGTKVNQYAKQFLTMDTHPQKD, from the exons ATGGCGGAGAAACCGACCACCATGGAGTCGATGAGAAAGTGGGTCGTCGAGCACAAGCTTCGGGCCGTCG GGTGCCTTTGGCTGACGGGAATCGGGAGCTCGATCGCCTACAACTGGTCGCAGCCGAACATGAAGCCCAGCGTCAAGATCATCCATGCTAG GTTACACGCCCAGGCTCTCACGCTGGCCGCCTTAGCTGGAGCAGCGCTTGTCGAGTACTATGACCATAGCACAGGATCTGGAACAAAGGTGAACCAGTACGCAAAGCAATTCCTTACGATGGATACTCATCCGCAGAAAGATTAG